A portion of the Bulleidia sp. zg-1006 genome contains these proteins:
- the uvrA gene encoding excinuclease ABC subunit UvrA, which produces MNNDRIVIKGAKENNLKNISLEIPRNKMVVMTGLSGSGKTSLAFDTIYAEGQRRYVESLSAYARQFLGGVEKPNVELIEGLSPAISIDQKTTSNNPRSTVGTVTEIYDYLRLLYARVGVPYCPKHHIAITGQTITEMVHQVMKLEDGSRLSVLAPVARNKKGTFKEEFQNWLKAGYIRARVDGSIFLLEEIKELEKNKRHDIDVVVDRVVKKEEVRSRIHDSLETALGLADGHALVLNGSEELSFSSHFACPLCDFTVPNLEPRLFSFNAPLGACDMCHGLGITEEVDVDNLIPDCHKTIREGGIRYYKNIVGTDNIEWQTFATLLKAYKIDIDTPIEQFTEKQMNAILYGSDKPIPYKITSSSGRSYTRNEYIEGVKTMIERRYVETTSSMSKEWYHSFMVESPCPKCHGKRLNQEALSVLVGDKNIYEFTAQSVVKALTWLESLKLDKEAKTIAELVLKEISARLSFLKNVGLDYLTLDRLAGTLSGGEAQRIRLATQIGSQLSGVLYVLDEPSIGLHQRDNQRLIATLKKMRDLGNSLIIVEHDEETMNEADWLVDIGPGAGVHGGQVMANGKPEDVKNNPNSITGQYLSGKKIVPMPKKRRKGNKTFIEIKAASEHNLKKINVKFPLGELVLVTGVSGSGKSTLVNEVLVKAVLKNLGRTKVHPGAFTSIKGLENVDKLVQIDQNPIGRTPRSNPATYTAVFDEIRDVFSKTPEARMRGYDRGRFSFNVKGGRCEHCQGDGVKIISMNFLPDVTVPCEVCGGKRYNEETLQCTYKGKNIYDVLEMSVEEALQFFENHPRIKNKLQTLQDVGLGYLKLGQSSTTLSGGEAQRVKLASELQKRPTGKTVYILDEPTTGLHTDDVNRLISVLQRIVDNGDTVIVIEHNLDVIKNADWIIDLGPEGGDQGGTIVAQGSPEKICEVKESWTGKYLKKVMEWTKNHE; this is translated from the coding sequence ATGAATAACGATAGAATTGTAATTAAAGGCGCAAAGGAAAATAATTTAAAGAATATTAGCTTGGAAATTCCTAGAAATAAAATGGTTGTCATGACGGGCTTATCGGGATCGGGGAAAACCAGTTTGGCTTTCGATACGATTTACGCCGAAGGACAGCGTCGTTATGTTGAGTCACTTTCTGCTTATGCCAGACAATTCTTAGGTGGGGTAGAAAAACCAAATGTGGAATTAATTGAAGGCTTAAGCCCGGCCATTTCCATCGATCAAAAAACAACTTCCAATAACCCTCGTTCAACGGTAGGTACTGTAACGGAAATATACGATTATTTGCGTCTTTTATACGCTCGTGTGGGAGTTCCTTATTGTCCAAAACACCATATTGCGATTACCGGTCAAACCATTACAGAGATGGTTCATCAGGTGATGAAATTAGAAGATGGTAGTCGGTTGAGTGTATTAGCACCGGTGGCTCGTAATAAAAAAGGAACGTTTAAAGAGGAATTTCAAAATTGGTTGAAAGCCGGGTATATTCGTGCTCGTGTGGATGGTTCCATCTTTTTGTTAGAAGAAATAAAAGAATTGGAAAAGAATAAACGCCATGATATTGATGTGGTAGTGGATAGAGTGGTTAAAAAAGAAGAGGTTCGTTCACGTATTCATGATTCCTTAGAAACGGCTTTGGGTTTAGCCGATGGGCATGCTTTGGTTTTGAATGGTAGTGAAGAGTTGTCCTTTTCTTCTCATTTTGCTTGTCCTTTATGTGATTTTACAGTTCCAAATTTAGAACCACGCCTATTTTCTTTTAATGCGCCTTTAGGGGCTTGTGATATGTGTCATGGTTTGGGAATTACAGAGGAAGTGGATGTGGATAACTTAATTCCAGATTGTCATAAAACCATTCGTGAAGGTGGTATTCGTTATTATAAGAATATTGTTGGTACGGATAACATTGAATGGCAGACTTTTGCGACGTTATTAAAGGCTTATAAGATAGATATAGATACACCAATTGAACAATTCACTGAGAAACAGATGAATGCGATTTTATATGGTTCAGATAAACCAATCCCCTATAAAATAACTTCTTCTTCCGGTAGAAGTTATACCAGAAACGAATATATTGAAGGAGTGAAAACGATGATTGAGCGTCGTTATGTGGAAACGACTTCTTCCATGAGTAAAGAATGGTATCATAGTTTTATGGTAGAGAGTCCTTGTCCTAAGTGTCATGGAAAACGATTGAATCAAGAAGCTTTATCGGTATTAGTTGGTGATAAAAACATTTATGAATTCACAGCTCAATCAGTTGTTAAGGCGTTAACGTGGTTAGAAAGCTTAAAACTAGATAAAGAAGCGAAAACCATTGCCGAACTGGTGTTAAAAGAGATATCGGCTCGTTTATCTTTCTTAAAAAATGTTGGTTTGGATTATTTAACCTTAGATCGTTTGGCCGGTACTTTATCAGGTGGTGAAGCACAGCGTATTCGTCTAGCAACGCAGATTGGTTCACAATTGAGTGGTGTATTGTATGTGTTGGATGAACCATCGATTGGCTTGCACCAAAGAGATAATCAACGTTTGATTGCGACTTTAAAGAAAATGCGGGATTTAGGTAATTCGCTTATTATCGTTGAACACGATGAGGAAACGATGAATGAGGCAGATTGGCTTGTGGATATTGGTCCGGGGGCTGGTGTTCATGGGGGACAAGTGATGGCGAATGGTAAGCCGGAAGATGTAAAGAACAATCCAAACTCCATCACGGGTCAGTATTTAAGTGGGAAAAAGATTGTGCCAATGCCAAAGAAACGACGTAAAGGTAATAAAACCTTTATTGAAATCAAAGCTGCCAGTGAGCACAATTTGAAGAAAATCAACGTGAAATTCCCATTAGGTGAATTGGTTCTAGTAACAGGTGTTTCCGGTAGTGGTAAGAGTACTTTAGTCAATGAAGTTTTAGTAAAAGCGGTCTTAAAAAATTTAGGTCGTACAAAAGTTCACCCAGGTGCTTTTACATCCATCAAAGGTTTAGAAAATGTGGATAAATTGGTACAAATTGATCAAAATCCAATTGGTCGTACACCAAGATCCAATCCTGCCACCTACACCGCTGTCTTCGATGAAATTCGTGATGTTTTTTCAAAAACACCAGAAGCGAGAATGCGTGGCTATGATCGGGGTCGTTTCTCTTTTAATGTAAAAGGGGGGCGTTGTGAACATTGCCAAGGGGATGGAGTTAAGATTATTTCCATGAATTTCTTACCGGATGTAACAGTTCCTTGTGAGGTATGTGGGGGAAAACGATACAATGAAGAAACTTTACAGTGTACATACAAAGGAAAAAACATCTATGATGTTTTAGAAATGTCGGTAGAAGAAGCACTACAATTCTTTGAAAATCATCCAAGAATTAAGAATAAGCTACAAACTTTACAGGATGTTGGTTTAGGCTATTTGAAATTAGGACAATCTTCAACTACTCTATCCGGTGGTGAAGCCCAGCGTGTTAAACTAGCCTCTGAGCTACAAAAGCGTCCAACCGGCAAAACGGTTTATATCTTAGATGAACCAACAACAGGCTTACATACAGACGATGTTAATCGTCTAATCTCTGTTTTACAAAGAATTGTGGATAATGGGGATACGGTTATCGTTATTGAACATAATTTAGATGTGATTAAGAATGCGGATTGGATTATTGACCTTGGTCCGGAGGGTGGCGACCAAGGGGGAACCATCGTGGCACAAGGTAGTCCTGAAAAGATTTGTGAAGTGAAAGAAAGCTGGACGGGGAAATACTTAAAGAAGGTCATGGAATGGACAAAAAATCATGAATAA
- the hprK gene encoding HPr(Ser) kinase/phosphatase: MPNKKIVTIQEIVNFFHFVQVTGDEHSLQNFTKDNDINRPGFELMGEFGDSVPSRLVLIGNKEIRYINSMSIQLQETRFRQLLDYYSTAIIVTQNNPIPEVMIAIAKELNFPVLSTPLETKQVTAELVSFLDEKLAEEDTRHGVLVSVDGVGVLITGASGMGKSETALELIHHGHILVADDRVDISYVHNDLYGRTPELLMGLLEIRGIGIIDVEKMFGVSAIRHRSKIDLVIDLVPFDNQKEYDRIGGEDLEHMEILGVSVPKLTLPISAGRSLAVLVETAVKHFMLVRTGNAGAKIIEERFMRLAGKEEV, encoded by the coding sequence ATGCCCAATAAAAAAATCGTCACAATACAAGAAATAGTCAATTTCTTCCATTTTGTCCAAGTAACAGGGGATGAACATTCTTTACAGAATTTCACTAAGGATAACGATATCAACCGTCCCGGTTTTGAGTTGATGGGTGAGTTTGGTGATTCGGTTCCTTCACGCTTGGTCTTAATTGGCAATAAAGAAATTCGGTATATTAACAGTATGTCCATCCAGCTGCAAGAAACACGTTTTCGCCAGTTGTTGGACTATTATAGCACTGCTATTATCGTAACCCAGAATAATCCTATTCCGGAAGTTATGATAGCGATAGCGAAAGAGTTGAACTTTCCTGTTCTAAGCACGCCTTTAGAAACCAAACAAGTTACCGCTGAATTAGTTTCTTTTTTAGATGAGAAATTGGCGGAAGAAGACACAAGACATGGCGTTTTGGTTTCGGTGGATGGAGTTGGTGTTTTAATCACCGGAGCCAGTGGTATGGGTAAGTCGGAAACGGCTTTAGAACTTATTCACCATGGTCATATTTTAGTGGCGGATGATCGTGTGGACATTTCGTATGTTCATAATGATTTGTATGGAAGAACACCGGAATTATTGATGGGCTTATTAGAAATTCGTGGTATTGGTATTATCGATGTTGAGAAGATGTTTGGTGTTTCTGCCATTCGTCATCGATCTAAAATTGATTTGGTCATTGATTTAGTGCCTTTTGATAATCAAAAGGAATACGACCGCATTGGCGGTGAAGATTTGGAACACATGGAAATTTTAGGTGTTTCCGTTCCAAAGCTAACATTACCAATCAGTGCCGGTCGCAGTTTGGCAGTGCTTGTGGAAACAGCTGTGAAACATTTTATGCTGGTGCGCACCGGTAATGCTGGTGCCAAAATTATTGAAGAAAGATTTATGCGATTAGCAGGCAAGGAGGAAGTGTAA
- a CDS encoding prolipoprotein diacylglyceryl transferase family protein, whose product MELFPDSTTLLSLGSFSLPFYALSFLIGTSFVAWLSYQEAKKKGIRRELNVEIIAVTILGAILISRVFWVLENLNNYLKYLPYIFALNDGGFSIVGGLFGATIFISLHAKERHLSALQILDFVAPLYLGASAIIRMARALERNSVWFAIFLDTVGAFMIWYLFRPYRHGFKRGQAFALTFIWLGLSTLITTVFKWDPNLKSQFILEVITEALGLCLLYWVYQRKVDKPILLFDLDGTIMDSRRMVLYCYAYLFKKYSSLKNFTMERQEEVFGASLKEEIEKFFPNQDANVLVQEYRQYQRSFSWSKEVSLFPETQETLEYLWQQGYTIGLVSSRLTESCESWLKQLHLDHCFSVVVGRDQVKHPKPSPEGIFFACQRLKVSSSNAIYIGDNVTDIQAAKKAGVFAVGFNTEQRKLAQLKKEKPNVIIHQLDELKDVLKANHAWTYDKM is encoded by the coding sequence ATGGAACTGTTCCCTGATTCGACAACTCTATTGAGCCTAGGAAGTTTTTCACTACCTTTTTATGCGCTTAGTTTTTTGATTGGTACTTCCTTTGTGGCTTGGCTTTCCTATCAGGAGGCGAAGAAAAAAGGAATTCGGCGTGAGCTCAATGTGGAAATTATTGCTGTTACAATTTTAGGTGCCATCTTAATTTCCCGTGTTTTTTGGGTGCTTGAAAATTTAAATAATTATTTAAAGTATTTGCCGTATATTTTTGCTTTAAATGATGGTGGTTTCTCTATTGTTGGGGGGCTATTTGGGGCAACGATATTCATTAGTCTTCATGCTAAAGAAAGACACTTATCAGCGTTACAGATATTAGATTTTGTGGCACCATTGTACTTAGGAGCTAGTGCGATAATTCGTATGGCTCGTGCTTTGGAAAGAAATAGTGTTTGGTTTGCGATTTTCTTAGATACGGTGGGCGCCTTTATGATTTGGTATTTATTCCGCCCTTATCGCCATGGCTTTAAACGTGGACAAGCCTTTGCGTTAACATTTATTTGGCTTGGTTTAAGTACCCTTATAACAACGGTATTTAAATGGGATCCAAATTTGAAGTCACAATTTATTTTAGAAGTAATAACAGAAGCACTTGGTCTTTGTTTGTTGTATTGGGTGTATCAACGCAAAGTGGATAAACCAATTTTATTGTTTGACTTAGATGGAACGATTATGGATAGTCGGCGAATGGTGTTGTACTGTTATGCTTACTTGTTTAAGAAATATAGTAGCTTGAAAAACTTCACTATGGAGAGACAAGAAGAGGTCTTTGGGGCTTCTTTGAAGGAAGAAATCGAAAAGTTTTTCCCAAATCAAGATGCGAATGTCTTGGTGCAAGAATATCGTCAATATCAGCGATCATTTTCTTGGTCAAAGGAAGTTTCTTTATTCCCGGAAACACAGGAAACATTGGAATACCTTTGGCAACAGGGATATACCATCGGCTTGGTTTCTTCACGCTTGACAGAGAGTTGTGAATCTTGGTTGAAGCAACTTCATTTAGACCATTGTTTTTCAGTGGTGGTTGGTCGCGATCAAGTAAAACATCCAAAGCCGTCGCCGGAAGGTATTTTCTTTGCTTGTCAGAGATTGAAGGTTAGTAGTTCCAATGCGATTTATATTGGTGATAATGTGACTGATATTCAAGCCGCTAAGAAAGCCGGTGTTTTTGCGGTTGGTTTTAATACCGAGCAAAGAAAGTTAGCACAGTTAAAGAAAGAAAAACCAAATGTGATTATTCATCAATTGGATGAATTGAAAGACGTTTTAAAGGCTAATCACGCTTGGACTTATGACAAAATGTAA
- the rapZ gene encoding RNase adapter RapZ produces MKNKSVILVSGMSGAGKSSVTRILEDMGYHIIDNYPVQLMSFLVDMIESSIDPRYEKVALSTTAQDFPTFLRLFRGADIRLQILFLDAQDSILLKRYKSTRRIHPLLLSNSANTLEEAISMERQTFQQYRSPDVITMDTSFTTEKELRAKLEKYFLTSKKQGFSISFISFGYKYGLPMDADLVFDVRFLPNPFWEVSLRGFSGNDENVYTYVMEKEETKEFLQYLMTYCDYVFGKYREEGKNHLTVGIGCTGGQHRSVTITNYLFDVYKEKYHCYKEHRDEKEWFHE; encoded by the coding sequence ATGAAAAATAAATCAGTGATTTTAGTCAGTGGAATGAGTGGAGCGGGTAAAAGTTCAGTGACACGCATTTTAGAAGATATGGGCTACCATATTATTGATAACTACCCTGTACAGCTCATGAGTTTTTTGGTGGATATGATTGAATCCAGTATTGATCCCCGTTATGAAAAAGTGGCTTTAAGCACGACAGCCCAAGATTTCCCAACCTTTTTACGTCTTTTTCGTGGAGCGGACATTCGTTTACAAATTCTCTTTTTAGATGCTCAAGATTCCATCCTATTAAAGCGCTATAAAAGCACAAGACGTATTCATCCATTGTTGTTATCGAATAGTGCGAACACGTTGGAAGAAGCAATTTCTATGGAACGCCAAACCTTTCAACAATATCGAAGCCCAGATGTCATTACAATGGATACTTCCTTTACAACTGAAAAGGAATTAAGGGCAAAATTAGAAAAATATTTTTTAACTTCTAAGAAACAAGGCTTTTCAATCTCTTTTATTTCCTTTGGTTATAAGTATGGTTTACCAATGGATGCAGATTTGGTCTTTGATGTGCGTTTCCTACCAAATCCTTTCTGGGAGGTCTCTTTACGTGGGTTTAGCGGTAATGATGAAAATGTTTATACGTATGTAATGGAGAAGGAAGAAACGAAAGAATTTTTACAATATTTAATGACCTATTGTGATTATGTATTTGGAAAATACCGTGAGGAAGGAAAGAATCATTTGACCGTAGGTATTGGTTGTACGGGCGGTCAGCATCGTTCTGTCACTATCACTAATTACTTATTTGATGTCTACAAAGAGAAATACCATTGTTACAAAGAACACCGTGATGAAAAGGAATGGTTCCATGAATAA
- the yvcK gene encoding uridine diphosphate-N-acetylglucosamine-binding protein YvcK, whose amino-acid sequence MNKKKIVVIGGGHGQATICRGLKELDKVELTAIVTVADDGGSTGRLRKKFHIPAMGDIRNVMIAMSKSESLMRVLMEYRFEDPDGTEVDIAGHNLGNLILTALTQQSGNFLDAIQQVTEVLNVQGKIIPATTEVISLFARMEDGVVVKGEANIPTLDNHIVEVFYERNVQATPQAIDAIMKADVVIYGIGSVYTSILPNVIIPKVREALKNTKAKKIYICNAMSQPGETDGYCLEDHVQALFDHGAKVDVVIGTSDTIPQKILDTYEKNGSYPVHVSESNHSYRLIMESLLMFDNGLIRHNPKKIAEVIEREG is encoded by the coding sequence ATGAATAAGAAGAAAATAGTGGTTATTGGTGGTGGACATGGTCAAGCAACGATTTGTCGTGGGTTAAAGGAATTAGACAAGGTGGAATTAACAGCGATTGTGACCGTAGCGGATGATGGCGGCAGCACCGGTCGTTTGCGCAAGAAGTTTCATATTCCGGCCATGGGTGATATTCGTAACGTCATGATTGCGATGTCAAAGAGTGAATCTTTGATGCGGGTTTTAATGGAATATCGGTTTGAAGATCCGGATGGAACAGAAGTGGATATTGCCGGTCATAACCTTGGAAATTTAATTTTGACTGCCCTAACGCAACAAAGCGGTAACTTTTTAGATGCCATTCAACAAGTCACGGAAGTCTTGAATGTGCAAGGTAAAATTATTCCTGCCACAACTGAAGTGATTTCTTTGTTCGCAAGAATGGAAGATGGTGTGGTTGTGAAAGGGGAAGCGAATATTCCTACCTTGGATAACCATATTGTTGAAGTGTTTTATGAGAGAAATGTGCAGGCAACGCCACAAGCCATTGATGCGATTATGAAAGCAGATGTGGTGATTTATGGAATTGGTTCTGTGTATACCAGCATTTTACCAAATGTGATTATTCCGAAGGTAAGAGAAGCTTTGAAGAATACCAAAGCAAAAAAAATATATATCTGTAATGCGATGAGTCAACCGGGAGAAACCGACGGTTATTGTTTAGAAGACCATGTGCAAGCCCTATTCGATCATGGAGCTAAAGTGGATGTGGTCATTGGAACAAGTGATACTATCCCACAAAAGATATTGGATACTTATGAAAAAAATGGTAGTTATCCGGTACATGTATCAGAGTCGAATCATTCGTATCGTTTGATTATGGAATCTTTACTTATGTTTGATAATGGTTTAATTCGTCATAATCCGAAAAAGATAGCCGAAGTGATAGAAAGAGAGGGATAG
- the whiA gene encoding DNA-binding protein WhiA has translation MSFATEVKAEVAAKKMNEKDGRACLSSLLQLCSSLILSNGGFQLIVSTENAAVARLIVRLIKELYQSELELFIKKKMNLKKNIIYGLRIYAQAKPLLEDLGLWSSRGLLAKPLAKMVVSSSQSRAYLAGCFLACGSINNPEKSSYHLEISANSQGHAKFIQAQMNKFYIQAKIIQRRNKWVVYVKSAEKIADFLRLIEADEAVMNYENIRLSRDFSNSITRLNNMDVANEVKSQNAAMKQLEDIHLLEQRGVAVDKKLAEVIRLRKEYPESSLVELCLLYERETGMPISKSGMKHRFVKIHELVRNGF, from the coding sequence ATGTCCTTTGCGACAGAAGTGAAAGCGGAAGTAGCGGCGAAGAAGATGAATGAGAAGGATGGACGAGCTTGTTTATCGTCCCTTTTGCAGTTGTGTTCTTCTTTGATTTTATCCAATGGGGGGTTTCAACTGATAGTTTCCACTGAAAATGCGGCGGTGGCTCGTTTGATTGTTCGTTTAATTAAAGAATTGTATCAATCAGAGCTGGAATTGTTCATTAAGAAAAAGATGAATTTGAAGAAGAATATTATTTATGGTCTTCGCATCTATGCCCAAGCAAAACCTTTATTAGAGGATTTAGGGCTTTGGAGCAGTCGTGGTTTATTGGCAAAGCCTTTAGCGAAAATGGTCGTTTCTTCTTCCCAAAGTCGAGCCTATTTAGCTGGTTGCTTTTTGGCTTGTGGTTCTATTAATAATCCGGAGAAATCCAGCTATCACTTGGAAATTAGTGCTAATAGTCAAGGTCATGCAAAATTTATACAAGCCCAAATGAATAAGTTTTACATTCAGGCAAAAATCATCCAAAGAAGAAATAAATGGGTAGTTTATGTGAAGTCGGCAGAAAAAATAGCTGATTTTTTGCGTTTAATAGAAGCGGATGAAGCAGTGATGAATTACGAGAACATTCGTTTATCAAGGGATTTTAGTAATTCAATTACTCGTTTGAATAATATGGATGTTGCTAATGAGGTTAAGAGTCAAAATGCGGCGATGAAACAGCTGGAAGATATTCATCTTTTAGAACAAAGAGGAGTTGCAGTCGATAAGAAGCTAGCGGAAGTCATTCGTTTACGTAAGGAATATCCAGAAAGCTCTTTAGTCGAATTATGTTTGTTGTATGAACGGGAAACAGGTATGCCCATTTCAAAATCGGGTATGAAGCACCGCTTTGTGAAAATTCATGAGCTTGTGAGAAACGGTTTTTAA
- a CDS encoding DUF2156 domain-containing protein, with product MLVENIKNDFMPISLKDWQWVQTYLEKSDYEESNHNIVNMMLWLKEYPLFVKEEEHYLLLLGIHEGQLFVYMPLAEEGYLREALLDARQIFDFYGVPFCLSCYTKEVMDFVLEVFSDLSAVEERSAADYVYEADKLRTFSGKKLQKKRNHINGFLKEYEGRWTYEKINSENVGECLEFLENWRSDDPDDFLQSERMGVEKILHLVDVLPYKGGLIRIDGKVKAFAIGSLLTKRMAQENIEKADSSIRGLYPMILKEWLGHEYPGVELLNREDDTGRDNLRYAKMSLHPLYLIKKYRIKRSDEDDSKSSFFTNGRN from the coding sequence ATGTTAGTGGAAAATATTAAAAATGATTTTATGCCAATCTCTTTAAAAGATTGGCAATGGGTACAAACCTATTTAGAAAAAAGTGACTATGAGGAATCCAATCATAATATTGTGAATATGATGTTGTGGTTAAAGGAATATCCTCTCTTTGTGAAAGAAGAAGAACACTACCTATTGTTATTGGGAATTCATGAAGGGCAACTATTTGTTTATATGCCTTTAGCGGAAGAGGGTTATTTGCGAGAGGCTTTATTGGATGCTCGGCAAATCTTTGATTTTTATGGTGTTCCTTTTTGTTTGAGTTGTTACACCAAAGAAGTGATGGATTTTGTGTTAGAGGTATTCTCGGATTTATCTGCAGTGGAAGAAAGGTCGGCGGCGGATTATGTGTATGAAGCCGATAAATTAAGAACTTTTTCAGGTAAGAAGCTACAAAAGAAGCGCAATCATATTAATGGCTTTTTGAAGGAGTACGAAGGTCGTTGGACTTATGAAAAGATAAACTCTGAAAATGTTGGGGAATGTTTGGAATTTTTAGAGAATTGGCGTTCGGATGACCCCGATGATTTTTTGCAAAGTGAAAGAATGGGCGTAGAGAAAATCTTACACTTGGTAGATGTTTTGCCATATAAGGGTGGTTTAATTCGAATTGATGGAAAAGTGAAGGCTTTTGCGATTGGTTCTCTCTTAACAAAACGCATGGCACAGGAGAATATTGAGAAAGCGGATAGCTCGATTCGTGGCTTGTATCCAATGATATTAAAAGAGTGGTTGGGGCATGAATATCCAGGTGTGGAACTGCTTAATCGTGAAGATGATACAGGAAGAGACAATTTACGCTATGCCAAGATGTCACTTCATCCGTTATACTTAATAAAGAAATATCGTATAAAAAGGAGTGATGAAGATGATT